The Deltaproteobacteria bacterium genome window below encodes:
- a CDS encoding nitronate monooxygenase gives MGKRILRTKLCDILGIEYPILCAGMGPSLVGEKTGTPKELVVAVSEAGGLGVLGASGFTVEEMRNEIRAIKKLTDKPFGVDLLLPSQIVEAGDQVQKGPQEIPLAELIKSLPKAHYDWIMKVKEDLKLPEIEALARIDSTVYRPHASVKVCIEEGVPLFCSGLGNPGFMVPEAHAAGMKVLGIAGNTKNVRRIAQSGVDLVVAQGYEGGGHTGRIGSMALWPQSVDAAAPTPVLAAGGVGDGRGIAAALAVGCVGVWVGTRFLASKEGGALDVQKETILEATDEDTRRTYLYTGKTSRAIYNRFHDLWEASGLDPLPFPTQVIFASALADMFNKARKKEFMGPFSGQVSGLIKEIKPAAQILADLVEEAVDVLTRRLPASVVAG, from the coding sequence ATGGGCAAAAGGATTTTGAGGACGAAACTCTGTGACATTTTGGGTATTGAATATCCGATTCTCTGTGCCGGTATGGGACCTAGCCTGGTGGGCGAAAAAACGGGGACCCCGAAAGAACTGGTCGTGGCCGTTTCCGAAGCCGGCGGGCTGGGTGTGCTGGGCGCCTCCGGTTTCACGGTGGAGGAAATGCGCAACGAGATCCGGGCCATTAAGAAATTGACGGATAAGCCCTTTGGCGTGGATTTACTGCTTCCCAGCCAAATCGTCGAGGCCGGCGATCAGGTCCAGAAGGGGCCCCAGGAGATCCCCCTGGCCGAGTTGATCAAGTCCCTGCCCAAAGCCCATTATGACTGGATCATGAAGGTCAAGGAGGACCTGAAGCTCCCGGAGATCGAAGCCCTGGCCAGGATCGACTCCACCGTCTACCGACCCCATGCCTCCGTTAAGGTCTGCATCGAGGAAGGCGTTCCCCTCTTCTGTTCCGGTCTGGGGAATCCCGGTTTTATGGTTCCGGAGGCCCATGCCGCCGGCATGAAGGTCCTGGGCATTGCCGGAAATACCAAAAACGTCCGGAGGATCGCCCAGTCCGGCGTCGACCTAGTGGTGGCCCAGGGATACGAGGGCGGCGGTCACACCGGACGGATCGGCTCCATGGCCTTATGGCCCCAGTCCGTCGATGCGGCCGCGCCCACACCGGTCCTGGCCGCCGGCGGTGTCGGAGACGGCCGGGGCATAGCCGCGGCCCTGGCCGTCGGCTGCGTGGGCGTCTGGGTGGGCACCCGGTTTCTGGCCTCGAAGGAAGGCGGGGCCTTGGACGTCCAGAAAGAGACCATACTCGAAGCCACCGATGAAGATACCCGGCGGACGTACCTCTACACCGGCAAGACCTCCCGGGCCATTTACAACCGGTTCCACGACCTTTGGGAGGCTTCCGGACTGGACCCGCTGCCTTTCCCGACCCAGGTGATCTTTGCTTCGGCTTTGGCGGACATGTTTAACAAGGCCCGAAAAAAGGAATTCATGGGGCCTTTCTCGGGCCAGGTTTCCGGGCTCATCAAAGAAATCAAACCGGCGGCCCAAATCCTGGCGGACCTGGTGGAGGAAGCTGTGGACGTACTGACCCGGAGGCTGCCGGCCAGCGTTGTGGCCGGCTGA